In the Nerophis ophidion isolate RoL-2023_Sa linkage group LG01, RoL_Noph_v1.0, whole genome shotgun sequence genome, one interval contains:
- the LOC133551040 gene encoding gastrula zinc finger protein XlCGF57.1-like isoform X1, translated as MDDFCYAKMATSCQRESERQSETSSESPTEIKTKDEDIQQLIGHPEELTLKQETPQPPHIKKEEEELWIPQEGECLLGPQEADLTKLPLTVVSVKTEDDEEKPQVDNLLAPLLESEAEDQVDETLSRNTDREDIQQLIGLPEELPPQSGGSSTLKQETPQPPRIKKEEEELRITQEGECLLEADLTKLPLAVVSVKTEDDEEKPQPDTLLAPLSDSETEDEVEVTMSSDTDCEGDMRTHAGNKHAKHCKKKRGKNKYSCSVCAKSFTRERDLTQHTRTHTGEKPFDCSVCGKSFSQKSNLNQHMRTHTGERAFNCSVCGKGFFRKDNWTNHVRTHTGEKPYSCSVCGKSYFQQGKLTIHLRTHTGVKTFNCLVCGKSFYHKVNLTLHMRIHTGEKPYSCSVCGKSFSQKGNLTQHMSSHTREKTFNCSVCGKSFFLKGNLTRHRRTHTGEKIFNCSVCGKKCSLRSNMTQHMKTHRRKNI; from the exons atggacgacttctgctatgctaagatggcgacgtcatgtcaaagagaaagtgaaagacaATCAGAAACTTCCAGCGAATCACCAACGGAGATAAAGACCAAAGATGAAG ACATCCAGCAGCTGATTGGTCATCCAGAAGAACtcactttgaagcaggagactccacagccaccccacattaaaaaggaagaagaGGAACTCTGGATccctcaggagggagagtgtcttctaggaccacaggaggctgatctcaccaagttgccactgactgttgtctctgtgaagactgaagatgatgaagagaaaccacaagtagacaacctcttagctccactattaGAAAGTGAGGCTGAAGACCAAGTTGATGAAACTTTGAGCAGAAATACTGACCGTGAAG acatCCAGCAGCTGATTGGTCTTCCAGAAGAACTTCCccctcagtcaggggggagctccactttgaagcaggagactccacagCCACCccgcattaaaaaggaagaggaggaactccggatcactcaggagggagagtgtcttctagaaGCCGATCTCACTAAGTTGCCACTggctgttgtctctgtgaagactgaagatgatgaagagaaaccacagcCGGACaccctcttagctccactatcagatagtgagactgaagacgaggttgaagtgactatgagcagcgatacagactgtgaaggtgatatgaggactcatGCTGGCAACAAACACGCTAAACACTGTAAAAAGAAGAGAGGTAAAAATAAATATAGCTGCTCAGTTTGCGCTAAAAGCTTTACGAGAGAGAGAGATTTGACCCAGCACACGAGGACACATACCGGAGAAAAACCATTTGATTGTTCGGTTTGCggtaaaagcttttctcaaaaaagCAATTTGAatcaacacatgagaacgcacacgggaGAAAGAGCATTCAATTGTTCCGTTTGCGGTAAAGGCTTTTTTCGAAAAGACAATTGGACTAATCACGTGcgaacgcacacaggagaaaaaccataCAGTTGCTCAGTTTGCGGCAAAAGCTATTTTCAGCAAGGAAAATTGACTATACACttgagaacacacacgggagtAAAAACATTCAATTGTTTagtttgtggtaaaagctttTATCATAAAGTCAATTTGACgctacacatgagaatacacacaggagaaaaaccgtacagttgttcagtttgtggtaaaagctttAGTCAAAAGGGCAacttgactcaacacatgagctCACACACaagagaaaaaacatttaattgttccGTTTGTGGTAAAAGCTTTTTTCTAAAAGGCAATTTGACTCGACACAGAagaacacacacgggagaaaaaatatttaattgttcagtttgtggtaagaAATGTTCTCTTAGGAGCAATATGActcaacacatgaaaacacacaggagaaaaaacatttag
- the LOC133551040 gene encoding gastrula zinc finger protein XlCGF57.1-like isoform X2 — MDDFCYAKMATSCQRESERQSETSSESPTEIKTKDEDIQQLIGHPEELTLKQETPQPPHIKKEEEELWIPQEGECLLGPQEADLTKLPLTVVSVKTEDDEEKPQVDNLLAPLLENIQQLIGLPEELPPQSGGSSTLKQETPQPPRIKKEEEELRITQEGECLLEADLTKLPLAVVSVKTEDDEEKPQPDTLLAPLSDSETEDEVEVTMSSDTDCEGDMRTHAGNKHAKHCKKKRGKNKYSCSVCAKSFTRERDLTQHTRTHTGEKPFDCSVCGKSFSQKSNLNQHMRTHTGERAFNCSVCGKGFFRKDNWTNHVRTHTGEKPYSCSVCGKSYFQQGKLTIHLRTHTGVKTFNCLVCGKSFYHKVNLTLHMRIHTGEKPYSCSVCGKSFSQKGNLTQHMSSHTREKTFNCSVCGKSFFLKGNLTRHRRTHTGEKIFNCSVCGKKCSLRSNMTQHMKTHRRKNI, encoded by the exons atggacgacttctgctatgctaagatggcgacgtcatgtcaaagagaaagtgaaagacaATCAGAAACTTCCAGCGAATCACCAACGGAGATAAAGACCAAAGATGAAG ACATCCAGCAGCTGATTGGTCATCCAGAAGAACtcactttgaagcaggagactccacagccaccccacattaaaaaggaagaagaGGAACTCTGGATccctcaggagggagagtgtcttctaggaccacaggaggctgatctcaccaagttgccactgactgttgtctctgtgaagactgaagatgatgaagagaaaccacaagtagacaacctcttagctccactattaGAAA acatCCAGCAGCTGATTGGTCTTCCAGAAGAACTTCCccctcagtcaggggggagctccactttgaagcaggagactccacagCCACCccgcattaaaaaggaagaggaggaactccggatcactcaggagggagagtgtcttctagaaGCCGATCTCACTAAGTTGCCACTggctgttgtctctgtgaagactgaagatgatgaagagaaaccacagcCGGACaccctcttagctccactatcagatagtgagactgaagacgaggttgaagtgactatgagcagcgatacagactgtgaaggtgatatgaggactcatGCTGGCAACAAACACGCTAAACACTGTAAAAAGAAGAGAGGTAAAAATAAATATAGCTGCTCAGTTTGCGCTAAAAGCTTTACGAGAGAGAGAGATTTGACCCAGCACACGAGGACACATACCGGAGAAAAACCATTTGATTGTTCGGTTTGCggtaaaagcttttctcaaaaaagCAATTTGAatcaacacatgagaacgcacacgggaGAAAGAGCATTCAATTGTTCCGTTTGCGGTAAAGGCTTTTTTCGAAAAGACAATTGGACTAATCACGTGcgaacgcacacaggagaaaaaccataCAGTTGCTCAGTTTGCGGCAAAAGCTATTTTCAGCAAGGAAAATTGACTATACACttgagaacacacacgggagtAAAAACATTCAATTGTTTagtttgtggtaaaagctttTATCATAAAGTCAATTTGACgctacacatgagaatacacacaggagaaaaaccgtacagttgttcagtttgtggtaaaagctttAGTCAAAAGGGCAacttgactcaacacatgagctCACACACaagagaaaaaacatttaattgttccGTTTGTGGTAAAAGCTTTTTTCTAAAAGGCAATTTGACTCGACACAGAagaacacacacgggagaaaaaatatttaattgttcagtttgtggtaagaAATGTTCTCTTAGGAGCAATATGActcaacacatgaaaacacacaggagaaaaaacatttag
- the LOC133551040 gene encoding gastrula zinc finger protein XlCGF8.2DB-like isoform X3, whose amino-acid sequence MDDFCYAKMATSCQRESERQSETSSESPTEIKTKDEDIQQLIGLPEELPPQSGGSSTLKQETPQPPRIKKEEEELRITQEGECLLEADLTKLPLAVVSVKTEDDEEKPQPDTLLAPLSDSETEDEVEVTMSSDTDCEGDMRTHAGNKHAKHCKKKRGKNKYSCSVCAKSFTRERDLTQHTRTHTGEKPFDCSVCGKSFSQKSNLNQHMRTHTGERAFNCSVCGKGFFRKDNWTNHVRTHTGEKPYSCSVCGKSYFQQGKLTIHLRTHTGVKTFNCLVCGKSFYHKVNLTLHMRIHTGEKPYSCSVCGKSFSQKGNLTQHMSSHTREKTFNCSVCGKSFFLKGNLTRHRRTHTGEKIFNCSVCGKKCSLRSNMTQHMKTHRRKNI is encoded by the exons atggacgacttctgctatgctaagatggcgacgtcatgtcaaagagaaagtgaaagacaATCAGAAACTTCCAGCGAATCACCAACGGAGATAAAGACCAAAGATGAAG acatCCAGCAGCTGATTGGTCTTCCAGAAGAACTTCCccctcagtcaggggggagctccactttgaagcaggagactccacagCCACCccgcattaaaaaggaagaggaggaactccggatcactcaggagggagagtgtcttctagaaGCCGATCTCACTAAGTTGCCACTggctgttgtctctgtgaagactgaagatgatgaagagaaaccacagcCGGACaccctcttagctccactatcagatagtgagactgaagacgaggttgaagtgactatgagcagcgatacagactgtgaaggtgatatgaggactcatGCTGGCAACAAACACGCTAAACACTGTAAAAAGAAGAGAGGTAAAAATAAATATAGCTGCTCAGTTTGCGCTAAAAGCTTTACGAGAGAGAGAGATTTGACCCAGCACACGAGGACACATACCGGAGAAAAACCATTTGATTGTTCGGTTTGCggtaaaagcttttctcaaaaaagCAATTTGAatcaacacatgagaacgcacacgggaGAAAGAGCATTCAATTGTTCCGTTTGCGGTAAAGGCTTTTTTCGAAAAGACAATTGGACTAATCACGTGcgaacgcacacaggagaaaaaccataCAGTTGCTCAGTTTGCGGCAAAAGCTATTTTCAGCAAGGAAAATTGACTATACACttgagaacacacacgggagtAAAAACATTCAATTGTTTagtttgtggtaaaagctttTATCATAAAGTCAATTTGACgctacacatgagaatacacacaggagaaaaaccgtacagttgttcagtttgtggtaaaagctttAGTCAAAAGGGCAacttgactcaacacatgagctCACACACaagagaaaaaacatttaattgttccGTTTGTGGTAAAAGCTTTTTTCTAAAAGGCAATTTGACTCGACACAGAagaacacacacgggagaaaaaatatttaattgttcagtttgtggtaagaAATGTTCTCTTAGGAGCAATATGActcaacacatgaaaacacacaggagaaaaaacatttag